A stretch of DNA from Candidatus Binataceae bacterium:
CAGCGATGTCAGGCGCGAACGACAACTATCTTTCCAGCAGCCTCATTGGCCTCCATGACCCGATGAGCCTCGCGAATTTCATCGAAGCCGAAGATCCGCGATGGCTTCACGTCGAGCCGACCGGCAGCGGCATCTTCGGCGATCTGCTGGAGAGGCACATCCGACAGGGGGAAGCCGGGAGTTCCGAAGGCGAAACTCGCAAAGAAGGTCAAATAAACTCCGCTTGCCATCTGCAACAGCGGATTAAAGTCGGGAATTGGATCGAGACCGCCGAGCCACCCGGCCAGACAAGAACGACCACCCCGGCGGAGTATCTCCAGAGAATCAAGCACGACACTGTTACCGACTAGGTCGAGTATCGCATCGACCTTCTTTACCTCCGAGAGATGTTTCGAAAGATCGCGGCGTTCGATCTCGCACCGCTCGGCTCCCAACTTCTCCAGCATGGAGAAGCGCTCGCGATTGCGGGTCGTCCCAATCACGCGAACCCCCGCATTTAGGGCCATCTTCAGCGCGGCCTGGCCGAACGAGGAGGTCGCACCCCGAATAAGAAGCAAGTCTCCCTTTTTGATTTCCAGGTTACGAAACAAACAGGTCCAGGCAGTCGCGTAAGTCTCGGGGATTGCCGCTAGCTCTGCCCAGGGGAGACTGGATTCGATGAGCGCGACATTTGAGGCGCGGGCGCGCGTGTATTCAGCATAGCTGCCATTGATGGTCCGACCGAGCCCGCCCATCAAAGACGCAACCTTTGCCCCGACTGGAAACTCGCCGCCCGGGCAGGATTTCACGAGGCCTACACATTCGATGCCGCTGACTGGAGCCGCCTCCGCCCACTCACCCCGCCGCATGTGCAGTTCCGCGTGGTTGAGACCAAAGGCCTTGATCTCTATCACCACGTGCCCGGCCTTGGGCTCCGGGTCAGGAATGTCCTTATAAACGAGACTGTCCAGCCCGCCGAACTTCTCGAGAACGATCGCACGCATAGTGTTTCTCCTCTGGATAGGCGGCCCGCCTCTCGCGCGCGGCGCGAAGCGTACCGAGTCGCCAAATTAACGGGCAAGAAACTCGCGGATGGCGGCTGCGATCTCGGATACGTGAGTTTCCAGAGCGAAATGTCCGGTATCGAAGAAGCGCACGACTGCCCCGGGAATGTCCCGCTTGAACGCTTCCGCGCCCGCCGGCAGGAAGAACGGGTCATTCTTTCCCCACACCGCGAGGAGCGGCGGCTTGTGATCTCGGAAATACTTCTGGAAGGTCGGGTAGAGCGCGACGTTGGTCTTATAGTCACCGAATAGATCGAGTTGCGGCTCATCCGCGCCCGGGCGAGCCAGGTAGAAATTATCAAGAGTGAAGCCGTCGGGCGAAACCCTCGTCGCATCCGGGACGCCATGCGTGTATTGCCAGGCGGTTGTCTCAGGCTTGAGGAAGGCGCGGAGTTGGTCGCGGTTCGACTGCGATGGGACTTCCCAATAAGCGCGGATCGGGTTCCAACCTTCGCTCAACCCTTCCTCGTAGGCATTGCCGTTCTGAGACACAATCGCGGATATGCGTTCTGGATGCTTAAGAGCAATCCGCAAGCCCACGGGAGCGCCGTAGTCAAAGATGTAGAGCGCGAACCGTTTCAACCCGATGACATCGGTGAAGCGATCGATTACATCCGCAAGATTTTCGAAGCTGTATTTGAACCTGTCACGGGCAGGCAGGTCTGACTGGCCGAAGCCGGGCAGGTCAGGCGCGACAAGGTGAAAGCTCTCGGCGAGCAGCGGAATTAGATCGCGAAACATATACCCGGCGGTCGGAAAGCCGTGCAACAACAGCAAGGTTGGAGCGTTTGGCCCGCCGGCCTCGCGGTAGGAAATCTTAAGACCACCGACATCGACGGCTCGATAGTGGACTGTGGGCATGAGAATACTCCTCAAAAGAAATGGTTTAATTGTGGCAGGTAACCTGACTGAAGACCCTAATGTGGTTACCTGACACTAGCTAACCTGTCAAGAGCGATGCGAGCGGTTAGGTCGAGATTTAGCAGAGAACCAGGGCCTGCTAAAATAAAATTTAGGAGCAGCATCCAGGACTGAATGGCGACAAACGACACTCGTCCCCCCGCGATGTTCATCGGCGGGGACCCAAGCCTCGACTTTCTTAATTCCATAGGCACACCGGTCGATGAGGTGGTTGAATGGCTGGCAGACGGAAAGGACCTTATGAGCTGGCTTGAGCAAGCCGAGCTTCTGACCCCCGAAGCGGCCGCAACGATACGCGCCAATTGCTTTCCCGGAGAACTTGATGCGGTTGCTGCTCAAGCCCGCGCCCTTAGAGAATGGTTCCGAAGCTTCGTTCTCGCACACCGGGGCCGTTCGTTGACGAGAGACTCGTTACACGAACTTGGGCCGCTAAATAAGATA
This window harbors:
- a CDS encoding zinc-binding alcohol dehydrogenase family protein, which encodes MRAIVLEKFGGLDSLVYKDIPDPEPKAGHVVIEIKAFGLNHAELHMRRGEWAEAAPVSGIECVGLVKSCPGGEFPVGAKVASLMGGLGRTINGSYAEYTRARASNVALIESSLPWAELAAIPETYATAWTCLFRNLEIKKGDLLLIRGATSSFGQAALKMALNAGVRVIGTTRNRERFSMLEKLGAERCEIERRDLSKHLSEVKKVDAILDLVGNSVVLDSLEILRRGGRSCLAGWLGGLDPIPDFNPLLQMASGVYLTFFASFAFGTPGFPLSDVPLQQIAEDAAAGRLDVKPSRIFGFDEIREAHRVMEANEAAGKIVVVRA
- a CDS encoding alpha/beta hydrolase; its protein translation is MPTVHYRAVDVGGLKISYREAGGPNAPTLLLLHGFPTAGYMFRDLIPLLAESFHLVAPDLPGFGQSDLPARDRFKYSFENLADVIDRFTDVIGLKRFALYIFDYGAPVGLRIALKHPERISAIVSQNGNAYEEGLSEGWNPIRAYWEVPSQSNRDQLRAFLKPETTAWQYTHGVPDATRVSPDGFTLDNFYLARPGADEPQLDLFGDYKTNVALYPTFQKYFRDHKPPLLAVWGKNDPFFLPAGAEAFKRDIPGAVVRFFDTGHFALETHVSEIAAAIREFLAR